Within Chloroflexota bacterium, the genomic segment GCCGTGGCGATGGACACATTGGTCGGCAACCTGCTGGCGCTCGACGCGGACGGCGCGCCGCTGACGCCGGTGTTTACCTATGCCGACACGCGCGCCGCCGCAAGCGTCGCCGCGCTGCATCGCGCGCTCGATTCGGCGGCGATGTATCACCAGACCGGCGTGCCGCTGCATTCGGCTTACTGGCCGGCGCAGATGCGCCGGCTGCGCGACAGCCGCCCGGACGTGGCAGCGAGCGCCACACGCTGGCTTACGCTCGGCGATTATCTGGCGGCGCAATGGACCGGCCGGCATGCGTGCAGCTATTCCGTTGCCTCATGGACGGGCATGCTCGACCGCTTCGCACTGGACTGGCACAGCGGGTTGCTCGATGCGCTGGGCATTCGCCGCGAGCAACTGTCGCCGCTGGTCGCCGCCCGTGATACGCAGGCGGGTATGCTGGGAGCCTATGCCGCGCGCTGGCCGCTATTCAAGGACGCGCGCTGGTTTCCGGCGGTCGGTGATGGCGCGGCGGCCAATATCGGCAGCGGCTGCATCGACGAAACGAGCCTGGCGGTCACCATCGGCACCAGCTCGGCGGTGCGCGTGGTCGTGCCCGGCACGCCGGATGCGATTCCGCCCGGTCTCTGGTGCTACCGGGTGGATGAATCGCGCTCGCTGCTGGGCGGCGCGCTGAGCGAAGGCGGCAGTATTGCGTCGTGGCTGCGCGACGTGCTGGGCGATGCGGCGCCGGACGAGGCGGAACTGGCCGACGCCGTGCTCGACAGCCGCGCGCCGGTCTGTCTGCCGCTGCTGGCCGGGGAGCGCGCGCCCGGCTGGCATGCCGAGGCACGCGGGACGCTCGGCGGTTTGAGCCTGCGCACCACGCCGGCCGAGATCATGCTGGCGGGATTGGAAGGGGTGGCATTGCGGCTCGGACAGATCGCGAACCTGCTAGCGCCTGCCGTACCCGGCGTTAGGCGCGTCGTCGGCAGCGGCGGCGGCCTGCTGGGTTCGCGGCTCTGGCGACAGATCGTGGCCGATGTGCTTGGGCGGCCGCTGGTAGCGTCGGCCGAAGCGGAAGCGACCAGTCGCGGGGCCGCGCTGCTGGCGCTGGAGTCGCTCGGCACGCTGTCGCTCGCTGCGACAGCGTTCGGTTTTGGCGATACGAGCGTGCCCGATCCGGCCCGGCATGCCGCCTATGGCGAGGCCGCGCTCCGGCAGATGACGCTGTACCGGCAGACGGTCAGCGATGCGCCTTTCGCGCCATAGAGTATGCGTCCACGAAGGGACACGAAGGAATAATATCCGCGAATAACGCGAATATGCACGAATAATACGGATTCGACTTGAAAGAGTCCCCGTGACCTTGTCATGCTGAGCGCGAAGGCAACACCTTTGGCTAATTGCTGGTCGTGCGCGCGAAGCATCTCAATCGGCGGTCGGCTATGACGTCACGGATTTCAGGTCCTTCGCGCGCGTGATTCAATGGACGTGCTGGCTGCTGCCTTCGCGCTCAGGATGACAGTGATTGACTCGAGTCTACCTGTGATCGACTGGGACACGGTCAAGTCGAACCACTATAACTATAAGGGTCTGGTATCGCTTGGGCGCCAATCAAAACGTAGCGCTTCTAGCGGGGCAGATTCGCTTTATTCACGGATCGTAACCTTGCATTCGGGGGAGAATCATGAAAATAGCGATTGGCGGCGACCACGCCGGGTTTGAACTCAAGCAGGCGATCGCCAAAGAGTTGCGCCAGGCCGGGCATGACGTGCTCGACGTCGGCACGCACGACCTGACGCCGAGCGACTACCCGGATTTTGCACGGCTGGTGGGCGAGGCGCTGCAACAGGGCACCGCCGAACGAGGTATCGTGATCTGCGGCAGCGGCGTCGGCGCGTGCATCGCTGCTAACAAGATGCGCGGCGTGCGTGCGGCCCTGATCGCGGACGTGTATTCGGCGCACCAGGGTGTCGAGCACGATGACATGAATGCAATCTGTCTCGGCTCGCGCGTGATCGGCCCGGCGCTGGCCTCGGAGATTGTGCGCGCCTTCGTCGGTGCGACGTTCCAGCGCGAAGAGCGTTTTGTGCGGCGCCTGAACAAGGTGCTGGCGATCGAAAACAGTCAATAACGCAGGTGCGGAGGCATCGCTTTGGGCAACCCATTGTTGGAACTGAAAGCGCAGGGCCAGTCG encodes:
- a CDS encoding gluconokinase is translated as MSEPLVVTLDVGTSSVRALAFDARGIAVPGAVSHLPHAPRTTVDGGVEFDAPEVLARCNHAMDAMHARLLRDGRAVVAVAMDTLVGNLLALDADGAPLTPVFTYADTRAAASVAALHRALDSAAMYHQTGVPLHSAYWPAQMRRLRDSRPDVAASATRWLTLGDYLAAQWTGRHACSYSVASWTGMLDRFALDWHSGLLDALGIRREQLSPLVAARDTQAGMLGAYAARWPLFKDARWFPAVGDGAAANIGSGCIDETSLAVTIGTSSAVRVVVPGTPDAIPPGLWCYRVDESRSLLGGALSEGGSIASWLRDVLGDAAPDEAELADAVLDSRAPVCLPLLAGERAPGWHAEARGTLGGLSLRTTPAEIMLAGLEGVALRLGQIANLLAPAVPGVRRVVGSGGGLLGSRLWRQIVADVLGRPLVASAEAEATSRGAALLALESLGTLSLAATAFGFGDTSVPDPARHAAYGEAALRQMTLYRQTVSDAPFAP
- the rpiB gene encoding ribose 5-phosphate isomerase B; this encodes MKIAIGGDHAGFELKQAIAKELRQAGHDVLDVGTHDLTPSDYPDFARLVGEALQQGTAERGIVICGSGVGACIAANKMRGVRAALIADVYSAHQGVEHDDMNAICLGSRVIGPALASEIVRAFVGATFQREERFVRRLNKVLAIENSQ